In Ooceraea biroi isolate clonal line C1 chromosome 14, Obir_v5.4, whole genome shotgun sequence, the genomic window GTCCGTTGATAGTTTCTTCAAAGAAATATGGTCCAATTATTTGACGGTTATAATTCGTCCCGAACTAGGCCTGAATACACCGCAAATTTACATTTGGTaaattacaaaagaaaagaaaaatatatttgctctCGCCTGCTAtttagttatatatatttttttcctctACCTATACTACTCTTATAACTATTTTAACTAATTAGATTAGATACTTTATTACCCTTGGGGTTATAAGGCGCTTTTAAGGGAGCAATCCACCCCTATACATTCTTTTACAATTACTTCTTATCCTAACTATATTGCTGCCAGGGGAAACATGCCCCTGCCTCCACTTTCGTTGTCGGCACATGTCTCCCCCATGCAACCCGCCTCCTAGcggtacacacacatacacacctTCGCCGGGACTTCCGTTTCCATTGCCTTCTTTCATCATTTCATCATTTCTGAGTTATAACCTTTCCATCTCTTCTCTTAACATCCTTACTGTGTTCAGTCTCATTCATTCATCTTCACCTCTCCATCTATcccatctctctctcactctccccTCTCCCACTTCCCTCTCCCCCCTCTCCCTTTCCAGTTCCCTCAACcattcctctccctctccctcccctccAGTATCCTCTCCACGCTCTCCATCCATCCCCCTCTCTCCTGTTCTCTCCAATCTCTACATTTCTCCCATACATGTTCCCATGTCTCCTCCTCTTTTCCACACATTCTGcatttcctttcttcctcctctttccaATACTGTCCCGCTCTCATTTCATTTCCTAATCTAAACCTTGCCAGTCTCCTACACCTGCTCTCTCCCCATCCTTTCTTTAAGTATTCCGGTATACCATCTCCTTTTATCCATTTATAccatttgttataatttgattctcttattcttttccatctttcttcctttcctaTCTCTTTTCCCGCTTTAATCAGCTCCTCCACTAAAGTTTCCCtacctctttcttctctctcaccTCTGACATACTCCATCCTCTCCTTTTAAAGAATTCTATTCTTCCCCTCTCCTACTCTGATAACTCTGTCTCCCTCTTTGCCCCTCTCCTTATCTCCTCCAAATATTTCCTCGCCAGTTCGCTTCCTTTCCCTTCCTCTAACCTCCTTTCCCAGCCCCATGCTCTTATTTTCTCCCTCTGCACTTCCTCTCTCACCATATACCCCGGTGTCTTTCCATCTACTCCTAACATCCACCTTATATATTTCTCCTGACTTCTTTCCATCGCTTCCCTCTCTTTCCATCCCCATACCTCCACCCCATATCCCATCACCGTCCATACTAAACTGTCAAACATCCACATCCTTCTGTCCCAGTCCTTTCCATATCTTCTTTTCCCTATGCTCCATACCTGTCCCATTACTGCCATACTCCTCTTCATTCTCTCGTTTACTTGTCCCTCCTGCCCTCCATTTCTCTGCATTACATATCCCAAATACTTATATTCCTTTACCTCTTCTATTACTTTACCTTTCCATCTCCAACTCACTTTCTTCTCCCTTCCTCCTTCTTTCCTAAACCTCAATATCTTTGTTTTCCCAATATTTACTTCCATCCCTATCCTATCCATATAACCCTCCAGTCTTGCTATCATCGCCCTCATCTCATCCTCATCCTCTGCTATCACTACCTCCTCATCATCCGCATATCCTAATGAATACACCTTTTCCCCATCCAGTCTTACTCCTCCCCATCCTCCTCTCCTTAGCACCTCTTCCAAATCCGCCATCAATAGATTGAACATAATTGGGCTTAGCGGACACCCCTGTCTTACCCCTCTTCCCGTCCAAAACCTTTCCCCTATCTCCTCCCCTATCTTTACTCTGCTCATTGTTTCCCTCAATACTATTTCATACTTACTCACCAACCCCTCTCTTATTCCTCTTTCCCTCAGCACTCTCATCAGTATCCCTCTATTCACCGAATCAAATGCTGCTTTCAGGTCTATAAACAATGCTAttaatttcccttttttcttgCTCAACTGTCTGTTTATCAGATAATTCGGCACGTATATATTATCCATCGTGCCCATCCCTCTCCTAAACCCCGTCTGGTTCTGTGGTAGCACCATTTTCTCCTCCACCTCTATCCTAAACCTCTCTGCTAACACCgccatataaattttatacaatgtcGACATCAACGTAACTCCTCTATAATCCTTAACCATCCTCCCTTCTCCCTTCTTTATTATCGGCACCACTATCCCCTCACTCCATCCTCTTGGCCATTCTTCTCCTTTCCATATTCTGTTACATATTTCCCATACCCATTTCTCCAGCTCCTCTTCCCCATATTTCCATGCTTCATTCGGAATCTCATCCCAACCTGTCGCTTTATCATTCATCGTCTTGatcactctctttctttcttgtctGCTAATCTCTGTCTCCTTATCTAACCCTTCCCTTACCTTTCTACCTGTAACTACTCTCCCTTCTGTCCCCCCTAGTAAAGTCTTAAAATAATCATCCCATGTTTTCATCTCTATTTCCTTATTTATccccttcttcctcttcctctcccttctAATTATTTTCCATACATTGCCCTTCCTACTTTCTTCTACCACCCATTTCTCCCATCTATCATTTTcctccttcttttttctttcacatATTTTTCCATATTCTAATCTCTTCTTTCTATACATTCTCTTATCCCCTCTACCCTTTCTCCAGTTCCTTAACTCCCTTCTtaccttctttttctcctctatACATTCTTCATCCCACCATCCCCTCttttcctccccctccccctccccctttcTAACCATTGCCTCTTTTATTCTCTCATTCATCTTTTCTATCTCCTCCTCCACTGTACCCTCCCCTGCCTTTatcttttctaaattttcCTTATATTTACCCCTACTCTCATCTGTCCATATTcctcttttcccttttcttcccatccctttcttccttttcaccCTTTTTCTATCTCCTTTCATCACTACTATTACCGGATGATGATCCGAATCTATCTTATCTCCCACTTCAAGTCTCTTAATTCTCTCCCATCCTTCCTCATTTACCATTACATAGTCTATTACCGACTTTCCTCTCCCTCCTGTATATGTCTATTCTCCCTCTTCATCTCCTTCCATCCCTCCATTCACTATCATCCATCCCCTCTCTCCAATAACATCTACCAGTTCTCTCCCTTCCTTGTTTTCCTTCTCATCTCTTGATCTTCtttcctccccctctccctcttcctcccctcATTTCCTTCCACCCTTCTTTCCTGTTCTCGCATTAAAATCCCCtcaaattattgtttttcctCCTCCCTCCTCCATCCATCTTCCTAATCTATCCAATTTAGTTTCTAGATCCTCATTCACATACACCCCTATTATTTTCCACTGTTCTTTCCCTACCAATACCTTCCCCACCATCAACCCTTCTATCTTCTCCGTTCCTTCACCTCCCTTCTCCCTCACATATAACTCTTTCCTAACCCCAAGTATCATTCCTCCCTTCGCCCTTCCTTTTTTACTTACCCTCCTCGCTGTTTGTCTTTTCCAGATTTAATTCTTTGGTAACCTCATCTCCAACCAATTCCATCCCCCTTCTTCTATCCA contains:
- the LOC113563334 gene encoding uncharacterized protein LOC113563334, with amino-acid sequence MEYVRGEREERGRETLVEELIKAGKEIGKEERWKRIRESNYNKWYKWIKGDGIPEYLKKGWGESRCRRLARFRLGNEMRAGQYWKEEEERKCRMCGKEEETWEHVWEKCRDWREQERGGWMESVERILEGRERERNG